CAGATGCCGTTCTCGCCCTGCACTTCGGCGAGCTTCTGCTGCGCGGCGATGGCCGGGCCGTCGAAGATCGGATGCGCGTAGTCGAATTCGGCGAGCACCTTGGCCGGATCCGGCTCGCGCGCCGGGTTCAGGGTGACGACGACCGGTGTCTTGAAGGGCAAGGGCTGCAGCTTGTTGATCAGGTAGGAAACGCCGACCGGCTGCTCACCCGGATCGCCCTGCCCGGCAAAGTAATTCCACGCCGACCACAGCTTTTCATCGCGCGGCAGCAGGGCCGGATCGGTGTGCAGCACGGCGCGGTTGGGCTGGTAGCGGATGGCAGAGAGCACGTCGCGTTGGCCGTCGCTCGCCGTGAAACCGAGAATGGCCAGCGACTGGTCGCTGTGGCAGGCCATCACCACTTGGTCGAACAGTTCGCTGCCTTGCGCATGTGTCACGCGCAGTTGCTCGCCATCGCGCGTCACCGCGCTCACCGGGCAGGCCAGGCGGATATCGTCGAGGCGCTCGGCGATCTTGCGCACGTATTCACGTGAGCCACCCAGCACGGTACGCCACAGCGGCCGGTCGAAAACCTGCAGCAGGCCGTGGTTCTGGCAGAAGCGGATGAAGGTGGCGAGCGGCATGTCGCGCATCTGGCCGGTCGGGCAGGACCAGATCGCGGCGGCCATGGGCAGCAGGTACCAGTCGGCAAAGGCAGATGAATAGCGGCCGGCCTCGAGGAAATCCTGCAGGCTGCGTTCATTGTCGGGATGCGTCGCCAACCAGGCCGTGCTCTCGCGGTTGAAGCGCAGGATGTCGGAAAGCATGGACCAGAAGCTCGGGCGCAGCAGGTTGCGCTTCTGGCCGAAAACGGTGGCCAGACTGCTGCCGGCCCATTCGAGATCGGGGTTCTCGAGGCTGACGGCAAAAGACATCTCGGTCTCGACGCTGGCTACGCCCAGTTGCGCGAACATCGCGATCAGGTTGGGATAAGTCTTCTCGTTGAAGACCAGGAAGCCGGTATCGACCGGATGCGTTTTGCCCTCCAGGGTGACGTCGACCGTATTGCTGTGGCCGCCGAGATAGCTGCCCGCTTCGAACAGGGTCACGTCATGTTGGCGGCTCAGCAGCCAGGCACTGGCCAGTCCCGAGATGCCGGCGCCGACGACGGCGATGCGTTGTTTTTGCATGTCTAGTCTCCTCCGCCCAGCGGTTCAGGCATTGACGCCGAACAATTCGGCGTAGGCGGAATGGTTGTGGATGGATTCGAAGTTCTCCGAGCTCACTTTCCACTCGGCGATACGCGGCTCGTGCATGAGCCGCAGCGCAATGTCACGCACCAGATCTTCGACAAACTTCGGGTTGTCGTAGGCGCGCTCGGTAACCCATTTCTCGTCAGGACGTTTCAACA
The DNA window shown above is from Quatrionicoccus australiensis and carries:
- a CDS encoding NAD(P)/FAD-dependent oxidoreductase, whose product is MQKQRIAVVGAGISGLASAWLLSRQHDVTLFEAGSYLGGHSNTVDVTLEGKTHPVDTGFLVFNEKTYPNLIAMFAQLGVASVETEMSFAVSLENPDLEWAGSSLATVFGQKRNLLRPSFWSMLSDILRFNRESTAWLATHPDNERSLQDFLEAGRYSSAFADWYLLPMAAAIWSCPTGQMRDMPLATFIRFCQNHGLLQVFDRPLWRTVLGGSREYVRKIAERLDDIRLACPVSAVTRDGEQLRVTHAQGSELFDQVVMACHSDQSLAILGFTASDGQRDVLSAIRYQPNRAVLHTDPALLPRDEKLWSAWNYFAGQGDPGEQPVGVSYLINKLQPLPFKTPVVVTLNPAREPDPAKVLAEFDYAHPIFDGPAIAAQQKLAEVQGENGIWLAGAWGSYGFHEDGLKSALRVVNGMGVKAPWQDGVAELLRETESA